In Gloeocapsa sp. PCC 73106, the genomic window AAATAGCGATCGCTTTCTCGTGAGTCTATTAACACTATCTGTGCTAAATTTTGACCTGCAATCACTCTATCTCTATCGACCAACTTTTTCGAGTCTGGTTTAGGGTTAAACGCACCTGGTTGAGAAACCGGAATCACTTCCGTCACCGGATAACCCTTCGCTAACCACCCCGAAAACCCCCCATCGAGTAGGATAACTTCACTATGACCTAGATAACGTAAAAGCCACCATAAGCGAGCAGCAAAGGCAAAATTAGCATCATCATAAGCTACGATCAGACTATCTGGCTTGACACCGCGATCATTTAACTTAGTCCCTATCTCCTCAATCTGGGGTAGGGGATGACGTCCTCCGTGAACAGATAAGTTCCCAGAAAGATCTCGATTTAAATCTAAATAGTACGCACCAGGAATATGACTAATACCATATTGTCTATAACCCCAATCAGGATCATTTAAGCGGAAGCGACAGTCAAGAATAACCAAATTAGGACTATTTAGGTTTTCTAGAAGCGATTGAGCCGAAGTAAAAAGCTGTATCATTACTTTAGTCTATAAGTAGTTTTTATAGCCAATTTCCTCAAAATAGGAGACTAGTGTGTAACTTAAATCAATTAACTCAAAAGATAAGTTAAGCTCAATAATAATAACTCTATTTTACCTCTATGGGTTAGCTTTGAATGCTTGTAAGATCAATTCATGGGTTAAAGTTATCTTGGCTATATGATCAAAATCCTGATTATTGACGATGACCCAACCATACAAATCATCTTGAGAAGAATACTAGCCCCAGAAGGTTATCAGATTCTAGTGGCTAGTAGCGGAACCGAAGGAGTTGAAATAGCCCATGAACATCGTCCCGCG contains:
- a CDS encoding sulfurtransferase, which codes for MIQLFTSAQSLLENLNSPNLVILDCRFRLNDPDWGYRQYGISHIPGAYYLDLNRDLSGNLSVHGGRHPLPQIEEIGTKLNDRGVKPDSLIVAYDDANFAFAARLWWLLRYLGHSEVILLDGGFSGWLAKGYPVTEVIPVSQPGAFNPKPDSKKLVDRDRVIAGQNLAQIVLIDSRESDRYLGKREPIDPVAGHISGALNFPWLNLSTPEGYWRSLSEQQQIWHNLPPAQEYIVYCGSGVTACTNLLSLEAIGITNTSLYVGGWSDWCSYFLIE